Proteins co-encoded in one Malus sylvestris chromosome 7, drMalSylv7.2, whole genome shotgun sequence genomic window:
- the LOC126630231 gene encoding uncharacterized mitochondrial protein AtMg00810-like produces the protein MVYSKKRCSDPQLVSDVIAYLIKEFDMKDLGVLNYFLGLQIQYTSDGLLVSQSKYTKELIDKVDLQDCKPCATPYLPYHRLLKDDGRPYHNPDQYRSIVGALQYLTFTRPDIAFSVNQVCQFMHNPMESHVTAVKRIIRYLKGTSEYGIRFQSGPIYLQSYSEADWAGDPNDKMSTFGFIVFLGSNPILWALNNAFKREREEQNLASCKWLMLQNPLNWKPNLRSQNF, from the exons ATGGTTTACTCCAAGAAGAGGT GCAGTGATCCTcaattggtttctgatgttatTGCATATCTCATAAAGGAATTTGACATGAAGGATTTGGGAGTTTTGAACTACTTCTTAGGGCTACAGATTCAATATACTTCTGATGGCTTATTGGTCTCTCAATCAAAATATACAAAGGAGTTAATTGACAaagttgatcttcaagattgCAAACCTTGTGCTACTCCTTATCTTCCCTATCACAGATTGCTAAAAGATGATGGGAGACCTTATCACAATCCTGACCAGTATCGAAGTATTGTTGGAGCACTGCAATATCTCACGTTTACTCGACCTGATATAGCATTTTCAGTTAATCAAgtttgtcagtttatgcacaATCCTATGGAATCACATGTTACTGCAGTAAAAAGAATAATTAGGTATCTCAAAGGCACTTCGGAGTATGGTATTCGATTTCAATCAGGACCAATCTATCTACAATCATATAGTGAAGCAGATTGGGCTGGAGATCCAAATGACAAAATGTCTACATTTGGTTTCATTGTGTTTCTTGGTTCCAATCCAATTTTGTGGGCTTTGAACAATGCTTTCAAGAGAGAGCGGGAGGAACAAAATCTTGCTTCTTGCAAATGGTTGATGCTGCAAAATCCCTTAAATTGGAAACCAAATCTGAGATCTCAAAATTTCTAA
- the LOC126630533 gene encoding histone H4-like: MTGRGKGGKGLGKGGAKRHRKVLRDNIQGITKPAIRRLARRGGVKRISGLIYEETRGVLKIFLENVIRDAVTYTEHARRKTVTAMDVVYALKRQGRTLYGFGG, translated from the coding sequence ATGACTGGGCGTGGAAAGGGAGGAAAGGGTCTGGGAAAGGGAGGAGCAAAACGTCACCGTAAGGTCCTCCGCGACAACATCCAGGGGATCACAAAGCCGGCCATCCGCCGTTTGGCTCGCAGGGGCGGCGTGAAGCGTATCAGCGGTCTGATCTACGAGGAGACACGTGGAGTGCTCAAGATCTTTTTGGAGAACGTCATCAGAGACGCCGTCACCTACACCGAGCACGCTCGCCGCAAGACCGTGACGGCCATGGATGTGGTCTACGCGCTCAAAAGGCAGGGCAGGACCCTGTACGGGTtcggtggctag